A genomic stretch from Leptotrichia sp. HSP-536 includes:
- the cobI gene encoding precorrin-2 C(20)-methyltransferase, protein MTNKFYGIGVGVGDKENITLKAVKRLGEVDVIILPEAKSGEGSTAFEIIKNYVKKDIEQVFLEFPMIKDVEARKIFRKNNADTINKLLSEGKNVAFLTIGDPMTYSTYTYVLEHISDDVEVETIAGITSFNSIAARLNIPLMIGDEDLKVVSVNRKTDVYKEIENNQNLVLMKISRDFEKIKKAIIETGNKENTVIVSNCGKENEEIITDIENVESVHYFSTLILKKQGIEQWKRFLKTL, encoded by the coding sequence ATGACTAACAAATTTTATGGTATTGGTGTAGGCGTGGGAGATAAAGAAAATATAACTTTAAAGGCTGTAAAAAGGCTTGGGGAAGTGGATGTTATTATATTGCCAGAAGCAAAGTCTGGTGAAGGAAGTACAGCATTTGAAATTATAAAAAATTATGTGAAAAAGGATATAGAGCAAGTTTTTCTAGAATTTCCCATGATAAAGGATGTAGAAGCAAGAAAAATTTTTAGAAAAAATAATGCTGATACAATAAATAAATTGCTGTCTGAAGGGAAAAATGTAGCATTTTTAACAATAGGTGACCCAATGACTTATAGCACTTATACTTATGTATTGGAACATATTTCAGATGATGTGGAAGTTGAAACTATTGCGGGAATAACTTCATTTAACAGCATTGCGGCAAGGCTTAATATACCGCTGATGATTGGAGATGAAGATTTAAAAGTAGTTTCTGTCAATAGGAAAACTGATGTTTATAAAGAAATTGAAAATAATCAAAATTTAGTGTTAATGAAAATTAGCAGAGATTTTGAAAAAATAAAAAAAGCGATTATTGAAACAGGAAATAAAGAAAATACAGTTATTGTTTCAAACTGTGGAAAAGAAAATGAAGAAATTATTACAGATATTGAAAATGTTGAAAGTGTACATTATTTTTCTACATTAATTCTTAAAAAACAGGGAATAGAACAATGGAAAAGATTTCTAAAAACACTTTAA